One window of Ziziphus jujuba cultivar Dongzao chromosome 5, ASM3175591v1 genomic DNA carries:
- the LOC107421105 gene encoding uncharacterized protein LOC107421105 isoform X1 has product MGTSSGSKKARTFEGLVLQQGCFDDFKDDSRLNRRLRRKLNVLAANQNSKRKSSGNAPGRTRVKNKMHVEEVTSAGGVRNTIRAEEIISLDDVCDEDDENDSDYVAYLTEGVRSSTDAATSVQEVSDDVDGDSNEDDSDYVNYLKYLTEGEKSCNDARSVDEIGDDGHDCDSSYEECLRNLLGDGKSQSDGRSVGDVHDDVDPDYKVFLENVKNDENSYVLEAFVGGEILDPIMYEKDSGPQDMLYLETEKTLKSCSVNGKTRVQRSLSGISGRENMRITNSIEDCENPRTLKEALEASNEVVRRRRAVKRNANKKCSGPVSIRMQGFSNMTSGSKATCSAKQDSTGNAESDGEISYLKYLNGHTIDCEVVSVGPSDNPLIVDEDEKSDSDLKVIAMDKDPYCNEGYTPFVSARPFHERLILFLFGLKKIEADDWTCDGSLTTSHSQFREKLMEILKRPYDSNECKNLLKEASCRKPIVRDRTLRSVTKSYKSDSIAQSYLDWCTDLAEKIDLARGDQLRTLNLLRGFFYWLKNLSQEGAFRPWLDPICSEVLPPLESPVDDNATVESEE; this is encoded by the exons ATGGGTACCAGTTCAGGTAGCAAAAAGGCTCGGACATTTGAGGGGCTGGTGCTTCAGCAAGGTTGTTTTGATGATTTTAAGGATGATTCGAGGTTGAACAGGCGGTTGAGGAGAAAGTTAAATGTGTTAGCTGCAAATCAAAATTCCAAGCGAAAGTCAAGTGGCAATGCCCCAGGGAGAACAagagtaaaaaacaaaatgcatgTCGAAGAAGTAACATCTGCAGGTGGTGTTAGAAACACAATACGAGCTGAGGAAATAATATCCCTGGATGATGTGtgtgatgaagatgatgagaacGATTCTGATTATGTAGCATACTTAACGGAAGGTGTGCGGTCCAGTACTGATGCTGCTACATCTGTGCAAGAAGTTAGTGATGATGTTGATGGTGATAGTAATGAAGACGATTCTGATtatgtaaattatttaaaatacttaACGGAAGGTGAAAAGTCCTGTAATGATGCTAGATCTGTGGATGAAATTGGTGATGATGGTCATGATTGCGATTCTAGTTATGAGGAATGCTTAAGAAACTTGCTTGGAGATGGAAAGTCCCAAAGTGATGGTAGATCTGTGGGTGATGTACATGATGATGTAGATCCTGATTATAAGGTATTCTTAGAAAATGTGAAGAACGATGAAAACTCCTATGTACTGGAGGCTTTTGTTGGCGGTGAGATTCTGGATCCCATAATGTACGAGAAAGATTCTGGTCCTCAAGACATGCTCTATTTAGAAACTGAAAAAACTTTGAAGAGCTGTTCAGTGAATGGGAAGACTAGAGTTCAAAGAAGTTTGAGTGGGATTTCTGGTAGAGAAAATATGAGGATCACGAATAGTATAGAAGATTGTGAAAACCCAAGAACATTGAAAGAAGCACTGGAAGCTTCTAATGAAGTGGTTCGTAGAAGAAGGGCAGTGAAGAGGAATGCAAATAAGAAATGCTCAGGTCCTGTTTCTATTAGGATGCAAGGGTTTTCTAATATGACATCTGGTTCAAAGGCTACTTGTTCGGCTAAGCAAGACAGCACTGGTAATGCTGAATCTGATGGAGAAATTTCCTATTTGAAGTATTTGAATGGTCATACAATAGATTGTGAAGTAGTATCTGTAGGTCCATCTGATAACCCACTGATAGTTGATGAGGATGAGAAGAGTGACTCTGATTTAAAAGTAATTGCAATGGATAAGGATCCATATTGTAATGAAGGTTATACTCCATTTGTATCTGCAAGACCATTTCATGAGCGT CTTATTCTGTTCTTGTTTGGACTTAAAAAGATAGAAGCTGACGACTGGACATGTGATGGAAGTCTTACTACCAGTCACTCCCAGTTTAGAGAGAAGCTTATGGAGATTCTTAAAAGGCCCTATGACTCGAATGAGTGTAAAAATCTTTTGAAAGAAGCATCTTGTCGAAAGCCTATAGTGCGAGATAGAACTTTGCGTAGTGTgacaaaatcatataaatcaGACTCCATTGCCCAATCATATCTTGATTGGTGTACGG ATCTTGcagaaaaaattgatttagcAAGAGGTGATCAACTTAGAACTTTGAATCTTCTACGTGGATTTTTCTACTGGTTGaag AATTTGTCCCAGGAAGGAGCATTCCGACCATGGTTGGATCCAATATGTTCAGAGGTGTTGCCGCCGTTGGAATCACCTGTAGATGACAATGCAACAGTGGAATCTGAGGAGTGA
- the LOC107421105 gene encoding uncharacterized protein LOC107421105 isoform X5, with product MGTSSGSKKARTFEGLVLQQGCFDDFKDDSRLNRRLRRKLNVLAANQNSKRKSSGNAPGRTRVKNKMHVEEVTSAGGVRNTIRAEEIISLDDVCDEDDENDSDYVAYLTEGVRSSTDAATSVQEVSDDVDGDSNEDDSDYVNYLKYLTEGEKSCNDARSVDEIGDDGHDCDSSYEECLRNLLGDGKSQSDGRSVGDVHDDVDPDYKVFLENVKNDENSYVLEAFVGGEILDPIMYEKDSGPQDMLYLETEKTLKSCSVNGKTRVQRSLSGISGRENMRITNSIEDCENPRTLKEALEASNEVVRRRRAVKRNANKKCSGPVSIRMQGFSNMTSGSKATCSAKQDSTGPSDNPLIVDEDEKSDSDLKVIAMDKDPYCNEGYTPFVSARPFHERLILFLFGLKKIEADDWTCDGSLTTSHSQFREKLMEILKRPYDSNECKNLLKEASCRKPIVRDRTLRSVTKSYKSDSIAQSYLDWCTDLAEKIDLARGDQLRTLNLLRGFFYWLKNLSQEGAFRPWLDPICSEVLPPLESPVDDNATVESEE from the exons ATGGGTACCAGTTCAGGTAGCAAAAAGGCTCGGACATTTGAGGGGCTGGTGCTTCAGCAAGGTTGTTTTGATGATTTTAAGGATGATTCGAGGTTGAACAGGCGGTTGAGGAGAAAGTTAAATGTGTTAGCTGCAAATCAAAATTCCAAGCGAAAGTCAAGTGGCAATGCCCCAGGGAGAACAagagtaaaaaacaaaatgcatgTCGAAGAAGTAACATCTGCAGGTGGTGTTAGAAACACAATACGAGCTGAGGAAATAATATCCCTGGATGATGTGtgtgatgaagatgatgagaacGATTCTGATTATGTAGCATACTTAACGGAAGGTGTGCGGTCCAGTACTGATGCTGCTACATCTGTGCAAGAAGTTAGTGATGATGTTGATGGTGATAGTAATGAAGACGATTCTGATtatgtaaattatttaaaatacttaACGGAAGGTGAAAAGTCCTGTAATGATGCTAGATCTGTGGATGAAATTGGTGATGATGGTCATGATTGCGATTCTAGTTATGAGGAATGCTTAAGAAACTTGCTTGGAGATGGAAAGTCCCAAAGTGATGGTAGATCTGTGGGTGATGTACATGATGATGTAGATCCTGATTATAAGGTATTCTTAGAAAATGTGAAGAACGATGAAAACTCCTATGTACTGGAGGCTTTTGTTGGCGGTGAGATTCTGGATCCCATAATGTACGAGAAAGATTCTGGTCCTCAAGACATGCTCTATTTAGAAACTGAAAAAACTTTGAAGAGCTGTTCAGTGAATGGGAAGACTAGAGTTCAAAGAAGTTTGAGTGGGATTTCTGGTAGAGAAAATATGAGGATCACGAATAGTATAGAAGATTGTGAAAACCCAAGAACATTGAAAGAAGCACTGGAAGCTTCTAATGAAGTGGTTCGTAGAAGAAGGGCAGTGAAGAGGAATGCAAATAAGAAATGCTCAGGTCCTGTTTCTATTAGGATGCAAGGGTTTTCTAATATGACATCTGGTTCAAAGGCTACTTGTTCGGCTAAGCAAGACAGCACTG GTCCATCTGATAACCCACTGATAGTTGATGAGGATGAGAAGAGTGACTCTGATTTAAAAGTAATTGCAATGGATAAGGATCCATATTGTAATGAAGGTTATACTCCATTTGTATCTGCAAGACCATTTCATGAGCGT CTTATTCTGTTCTTGTTTGGACTTAAAAAGATAGAAGCTGACGACTGGACATGTGATGGAAGTCTTACTACCAGTCACTCCCAGTTTAGAGAGAAGCTTATGGAGATTCTTAAAAGGCCCTATGACTCGAATGAGTGTAAAAATCTTTTGAAAGAAGCATCTTGTCGAAAGCCTATAGTGCGAGATAGAACTTTGCGTAGTGTgacaaaatcatataaatcaGACTCCATTGCCCAATCATATCTTGATTGGTGTACGG ATCTTGcagaaaaaattgatttagcAAGAGGTGATCAACTTAGAACTTTGAATCTTCTACGTGGATTTTTCTACTGGTTGaag AATTTGTCCCAGGAAGGAGCATTCCGACCATGGTTGGATCCAATATGTTCAGAGGTGTTGCCGCCGTTGGAATCACCTGTAGATGACAATGCAACAGTGGAATCTGAGGAGTGA
- the LOC107421105 gene encoding uncharacterized protein LOC107421105 isoform X2, producing MGTSSGSKKARTFEGLVLQQGCFDDFKDDSRLNRRLRRKLNVLAANQNSKRKSSGNAPGRTRVKNKMHVEEVTSAGGVRNTIRAEEIISLDDVCDEDDENDSDYVAYLTEGVRSSTDAATSVQEVSDDVDGDSNEDDSDYVNYLKYLTEGEKSCNDARSVDEIGDDGHDCDSSYEECLRNLLGDGKSQSDGRSVGDVHDDVDPDYKVFLENVKNDENSYVLEAFVGGEILDPIMYEKDSGPQDMLYLETEKTLKSCSVNGKTRVQRSLSGISGRENMRITNSIEDCENPRTLKEALEASNEVVRRRRAVKRNANKKCSGPVSIRMQGFSNMTSGSKATCSAKQDSTGNAESDGEISYLKYLNGHTIDCEVVSVGPSDNPLIVDEDEKSDSDLKVIAMDKDPYCNEGYTPFVSARPFHERIEADDWTCDGSLTTSHSQFREKLMEILKRPYDSNECKNLLKEASCRKPIVRDRTLRSVTKSYKSDSIAQSYLDWCTDLAEKIDLARGDQLRTLNLLRGFFYWLKNLSQEGAFRPWLDPICSEVLPPLESPVDDNATVESEE from the exons ATGGGTACCAGTTCAGGTAGCAAAAAGGCTCGGACATTTGAGGGGCTGGTGCTTCAGCAAGGTTGTTTTGATGATTTTAAGGATGATTCGAGGTTGAACAGGCGGTTGAGGAGAAAGTTAAATGTGTTAGCTGCAAATCAAAATTCCAAGCGAAAGTCAAGTGGCAATGCCCCAGGGAGAACAagagtaaaaaacaaaatgcatgTCGAAGAAGTAACATCTGCAGGTGGTGTTAGAAACACAATACGAGCTGAGGAAATAATATCCCTGGATGATGTGtgtgatgaagatgatgagaacGATTCTGATTATGTAGCATACTTAACGGAAGGTGTGCGGTCCAGTACTGATGCTGCTACATCTGTGCAAGAAGTTAGTGATGATGTTGATGGTGATAGTAATGAAGACGATTCTGATtatgtaaattatttaaaatacttaACGGAAGGTGAAAAGTCCTGTAATGATGCTAGATCTGTGGATGAAATTGGTGATGATGGTCATGATTGCGATTCTAGTTATGAGGAATGCTTAAGAAACTTGCTTGGAGATGGAAAGTCCCAAAGTGATGGTAGATCTGTGGGTGATGTACATGATGATGTAGATCCTGATTATAAGGTATTCTTAGAAAATGTGAAGAACGATGAAAACTCCTATGTACTGGAGGCTTTTGTTGGCGGTGAGATTCTGGATCCCATAATGTACGAGAAAGATTCTGGTCCTCAAGACATGCTCTATTTAGAAACTGAAAAAACTTTGAAGAGCTGTTCAGTGAATGGGAAGACTAGAGTTCAAAGAAGTTTGAGTGGGATTTCTGGTAGAGAAAATATGAGGATCACGAATAGTATAGAAGATTGTGAAAACCCAAGAACATTGAAAGAAGCACTGGAAGCTTCTAATGAAGTGGTTCGTAGAAGAAGGGCAGTGAAGAGGAATGCAAATAAGAAATGCTCAGGTCCTGTTTCTATTAGGATGCAAGGGTTTTCTAATATGACATCTGGTTCAAAGGCTACTTGTTCGGCTAAGCAAGACAGCACTGGTAATGCTGAATCTGATGGAGAAATTTCCTATTTGAAGTATTTGAATGGTCATACAATAGATTGTGAAGTAGTATCTGTAGGTCCATCTGATAACCCACTGATAGTTGATGAGGATGAGAAGAGTGACTCTGATTTAAAAGTAATTGCAATGGATAAGGATCCATATTGTAATGAAGGTTATACTCCATTTGTATCTGCAAGACCATTTCATGAGCGT ATAGAAGCTGACGACTGGACATGTGATGGAAGTCTTACTACCAGTCACTCCCAGTTTAGAGAGAAGCTTATGGAGATTCTTAAAAGGCCCTATGACTCGAATGAGTGTAAAAATCTTTTGAAAGAAGCATCTTGTCGAAAGCCTATAGTGCGAGATAGAACTTTGCGTAGTGTgacaaaatcatataaatcaGACTCCATTGCCCAATCATATCTTGATTGGTGTACGG ATCTTGcagaaaaaattgatttagcAAGAGGTGATCAACTTAGAACTTTGAATCTTCTACGTGGATTTTTCTACTGGTTGaag AATTTGTCCCAGGAAGGAGCATTCCGACCATGGTTGGATCCAATATGTTCAGAGGTGTTGCCGCCGTTGGAATCACCTGTAGATGACAATGCAACAGTGGAATCTGAGGAGTGA
- the LOC107421105 gene encoding uncharacterized protein LOC107421105 isoform X4: MGTSSGSKKARTFEGLVLQQGCFDDFKDDSRLNRRLRRKLNVLAANQNSKRKSSGNAPGRTRVKNKMHVEEVTSAGGVRNTIRAEEIISLDDVCDEDDENDSDYVAYLTEGVRSSTDAATSVQEVSDDVDGDSNEDDSDYVNYLKYLTEGEKSCNDARSVDEIGDDGHDCDSSYEECLRNLLGDGKSQSDGRSVGDVHDDVDPDYKVFLENVKNDENSYVLEAFVGGEILDPIMYEKDSGPQDMLYLETEKTLKSCSVNGKTRVQRSLSGISGRENMRITNSIEDCENPRTLKEALEASNEVVRRRRAVKRNANKKCSGPVSIRMQGFSNMTSGSKATCSAKQDSTGNAESDGEISYLKYLNGHTIDCEVVSVGPSDNPLIVDEDEKSDSDLKVIAMDKDPYCNEGYTPFVSARPFHERLILFLFGLKKIEADDWTCDGSLTTSHSQFREKLMEILKRPYDSNECKNLLKEASCRKPIVRDRTLRSVTKSYKSDSIAQSYLDWCTDLAEKIDLARGDQLRTLNLLRGFFYWLKTNRLLKRIDR, translated from the exons ATGGGTACCAGTTCAGGTAGCAAAAAGGCTCGGACATTTGAGGGGCTGGTGCTTCAGCAAGGTTGTTTTGATGATTTTAAGGATGATTCGAGGTTGAACAGGCGGTTGAGGAGAAAGTTAAATGTGTTAGCTGCAAATCAAAATTCCAAGCGAAAGTCAAGTGGCAATGCCCCAGGGAGAACAagagtaaaaaacaaaatgcatgTCGAAGAAGTAACATCTGCAGGTGGTGTTAGAAACACAATACGAGCTGAGGAAATAATATCCCTGGATGATGTGtgtgatgaagatgatgagaacGATTCTGATTATGTAGCATACTTAACGGAAGGTGTGCGGTCCAGTACTGATGCTGCTACATCTGTGCAAGAAGTTAGTGATGATGTTGATGGTGATAGTAATGAAGACGATTCTGATtatgtaaattatttaaaatacttaACGGAAGGTGAAAAGTCCTGTAATGATGCTAGATCTGTGGATGAAATTGGTGATGATGGTCATGATTGCGATTCTAGTTATGAGGAATGCTTAAGAAACTTGCTTGGAGATGGAAAGTCCCAAAGTGATGGTAGATCTGTGGGTGATGTACATGATGATGTAGATCCTGATTATAAGGTATTCTTAGAAAATGTGAAGAACGATGAAAACTCCTATGTACTGGAGGCTTTTGTTGGCGGTGAGATTCTGGATCCCATAATGTACGAGAAAGATTCTGGTCCTCAAGACATGCTCTATTTAGAAACTGAAAAAACTTTGAAGAGCTGTTCAGTGAATGGGAAGACTAGAGTTCAAAGAAGTTTGAGTGGGATTTCTGGTAGAGAAAATATGAGGATCACGAATAGTATAGAAGATTGTGAAAACCCAAGAACATTGAAAGAAGCACTGGAAGCTTCTAATGAAGTGGTTCGTAGAAGAAGGGCAGTGAAGAGGAATGCAAATAAGAAATGCTCAGGTCCTGTTTCTATTAGGATGCAAGGGTTTTCTAATATGACATCTGGTTCAAAGGCTACTTGTTCGGCTAAGCAAGACAGCACTGGTAATGCTGAATCTGATGGAGAAATTTCCTATTTGAAGTATTTGAATGGTCATACAATAGATTGTGAAGTAGTATCTGTAGGTCCATCTGATAACCCACTGATAGTTGATGAGGATGAGAAGAGTGACTCTGATTTAAAAGTAATTGCAATGGATAAGGATCCATATTGTAATGAAGGTTATACTCCATTTGTATCTGCAAGACCATTTCATGAGCGT CTTATTCTGTTCTTGTTTGGACTTAAAAAGATAGAAGCTGACGACTGGACATGTGATGGAAGTCTTACTACCAGTCACTCCCAGTTTAGAGAGAAGCTTATGGAGATTCTTAAAAGGCCCTATGACTCGAATGAGTGTAAAAATCTTTTGAAAGAAGCATCTTGTCGAAAGCCTATAGTGCGAGATAGAACTTTGCGTAGTGTgacaaaatcatataaatcaGACTCCATTGCCCAATCATATCTTGATTGGTGTACGG ATCTTGcagaaaaaattgatttagcAAGAGGTGATCAACTTAGAACTTTGAATCTTCTACGTGGATTTTTCTACTGGTTGaag ACAAACCGTTTGTTGAAGAGGATAGATAGATAG
- the LOC107421105 gene encoding uncharacterized protein LOC107421105 isoform X3 → MGTSSGSKKARTFEGLVLQQGCFDDFKDDSRLNRRLRRKLNVLAANQNSKRKSSGNAPGRTRVKNKMHVEEVTSAGGVRNTIRAEEIISLDDVCDEDDENDSDYVAYLTEGVRSSTDAATSVQEVSDDVDGDSNEDDSDYVNYLKYLTEGEKSCNDARSVDEIGDDGHDCDSSYEECLRNLLGDGKSQSDGRSVGDVHDDVDPDYKVFLENVKNDENSYVLEAFVGGEILDPIMYEKDSGPQDMLYLETEKTLKSCSVNGKTRVQRSLSGISGRENMRITNSIEDCENPRTLKEALEASNEVVRRRRAVKRNANKKCSGPVSIRMQGFSNMTSGSKATCSAKQDSTGNAESDGEISYLKYLNGHTIDCEVVSVGPSDNPLIVDEDEKSDSDLKVIAMDKDPYCNEGYTPFVSARPFHERLILFLFGLKKIEADDWTCDGSLTTSHSQFREKLMEILKRPYDSNECKNLLKEASCRKPIVRDRTLRSVTKSYKSDSIAQSYLDWCTDLAEKIDLARGDQLRTLNLLRGFFYWLKFTDKPFVEEDR, encoded by the exons ATGGGTACCAGTTCAGGTAGCAAAAAGGCTCGGACATTTGAGGGGCTGGTGCTTCAGCAAGGTTGTTTTGATGATTTTAAGGATGATTCGAGGTTGAACAGGCGGTTGAGGAGAAAGTTAAATGTGTTAGCTGCAAATCAAAATTCCAAGCGAAAGTCAAGTGGCAATGCCCCAGGGAGAACAagagtaaaaaacaaaatgcatgTCGAAGAAGTAACATCTGCAGGTGGTGTTAGAAACACAATACGAGCTGAGGAAATAATATCCCTGGATGATGTGtgtgatgaagatgatgagaacGATTCTGATTATGTAGCATACTTAACGGAAGGTGTGCGGTCCAGTACTGATGCTGCTACATCTGTGCAAGAAGTTAGTGATGATGTTGATGGTGATAGTAATGAAGACGATTCTGATtatgtaaattatttaaaatacttaACGGAAGGTGAAAAGTCCTGTAATGATGCTAGATCTGTGGATGAAATTGGTGATGATGGTCATGATTGCGATTCTAGTTATGAGGAATGCTTAAGAAACTTGCTTGGAGATGGAAAGTCCCAAAGTGATGGTAGATCTGTGGGTGATGTACATGATGATGTAGATCCTGATTATAAGGTATTCTTAGAAAATGTGAAGAACGATGAAAACTCCTATGTACTGGAGGCTTTTGTTGGCGGTGAGATTCTGGATCCCATAATGTACGAGAAAGATTCTGGTCCTCAAGACATGCTCTATTTAGAAACTGAAAAAACTTTGAAGAGCTGTTCAGTGAATGGGAAGACTAGAGTTCAAAGAAGTTTGAGTGGGATTTCTGGTAGAGAAAATATGAGGATCACGAATAGTATAGAAGATTGTGAAAACCCAAGAACATTGAAAGAAGCACTGGAAGCTTCTAATGAAGTGGTTCGTAGAAGAAGGGCAGTGAAGAGGAATGCAAATAAGAAATGCTCAGGTCCTGTTTCTATTAGGATGCAAGGGTTTTCTAATATGACATCTGGTTCAAAGGCTACTTGTTCGGCTAAGCAAGACAGCACTGGTAATGCTGAATCTGATGGAGAAATTTCCTATTTGAAGTATTTGAATGGTCATACAATAGATTGTGAAGTAGTATCTGTAGGTCCATCTGATAACCCACTGATAGTTGATGAGGATGAGAAGAGTGACTCTGATTTAAAAGTAATTGCAATGGATAAGGATCCATATTGTAATGAAGGTTATACTCCATTTGTATCTGCAAGACCATTTCATGAGCGT CTTATTCTGTTCTTGTTTGGACTTAAAAAGATAGAAGCTGACGACTGGACATGTGATGGAAGTCTTACTACCAGTCACTCCCAGTTTAGAGAGAAGCTTATGGAGATTCTTAAAAGGCCCTATGACTCGAATGAGTGTAAAAATCTTTTGAAAGAAGCATCTTGTCGAAAGCCTATAGTGCGAGATAGAACTTTGCGTAGTGTgacaaaatcatataaatcaGACTCCATTGCCCAATCATATCTTGATTGGTGTACGG ATCTTGcagaaaaaattgatttagcAAGAGGTGATCAACTTAGAACTTTGAATCTTCTACGTGGATTTTTCTACTGGTTGaag tTCACAGACAAACCGTTTGTTGAAGAGGATAGATAG
- the LOC107421105 gene encoding uncharacterized protein LOC107421105 isoform X6, with translation MGTSSGSKKARTFEGLVLQQGCFDDFKDDSRLNRRLRRKLNVLAANQNSKRKSSGNAPGRTRVKNKMHVEEVTSAGGVRNTIRAEEIISLDDVCDEDDENDSDYVAYLTEGVRSSTDAATSVQEVSDDVDGDSNEDDSDYVNYLKYLTEGEKSCNDARSVDEIGDDGHDCDSSYEECLRNLLGDGKSQSDGRSVGDVHDDVDPDYKVFLENVKNDENSYVLEAFVGGEILDPIMYEKDSGPQDMLYLETEKTLKSCSVNGKTRVQRSLSGISGRENMRITNSIEDCENPRTLKEALEASNEVVRRRRAVKRNANKKCSGPVSIRMQGFSNMTSGSKATCSAKQDSTGNAESDGEISYLKYLNGHTIDCEVVSVGPSDNPLIVDEDEKSDSDLKVIAMDKDPYCNEGYTPFVSARPFHERKLTTGHVMEVLLPVTPSLERSLWRFLKGPMTRMSVKIF, from the exons ATGGGTACCAGTTCAGGTAGCAAAAAGGCTCGGACATTTGAGGGGCTGGTGCTTCAGCAAGGTTGTTTTGATGATTTTAAGGATGATTCGAGGTTGAACAGGCGGTTGAGGAGAAAGTTAAATGTGTTAGCTGCAAATCAAAATTCCAAGCGAAAGTCAAGTGGCAATGCCCCAGGGAGAACAagagtaaaaaacaaaatgcatgTCGAAGAAGTAACATCTGCAGGTGGTGTTAGAAACACAATACGAGCTGAGGAAATAATATCCCTGGATGATGTGtgtgatgaagatgatgagaacGATTCTGATTATGTAGCATACTTAACGGAAGGTGTGCGGTCCAGTACTGATGCTGCTACATCTGTGCAAGAAGTTAGTGATGATGTTGATGGTGATAGTAATGAAGACGATTCTGATtatgtaaattatttaaaatacttaACGGAAGGTGAAAAGTCCTGTAATGATGCTAGATCTGTGGATGAAATTGGTGATGATGGTCATGATTGCGATTCTAGTTATGAGGAATGCTTAAGAAACTTGCTTGGAGATGGAAAGTCCCAAAGTGATGGTAGATCTGTGGGTGATGTACATGATGATGTAGATCCTGATTATAAGGTATTCTTAGAAAATGTGAAGAACGATGAAAACTCCTATGTACTGGAGGCTTTTGTTGGCGGTGAGATTCTGGATCCCATAATGTACGAGAAAGATTCTGGTCCTCAAGACATGCTCTATTTAGAAACTGAAAAAACTTTGAAGAGCTGTTCAGTGAATGGGAAGACTAGAGTTCAAAGAAGTTTGAGTGGGATTTCTGGTAGAGAAAATATGAGGATCACGAATAGTATAGAAGATTGTGAAAACCCAAGAACATTGAAAGAAGCACTGGAAGCTTCTAATGAAGTGGTTCGTAGAAGAAGGGCAGTGAAGAGGAATGCAAATAAGAAATGCTCAGGTCCTGTTTCTATTAGGATGCAAGGGTTTTCTAATATGACATCTGGTTCAAAGGCTACTTGTTCGGCTAAGCAAGACAGCACTGGTAATGCTGAATCTGATGGAGAAATTTCCTATTTGAAGTATTTGAATGGTCATACAATAGATTGTGAAGTAGTATCTGTAGGTCCATCTGATAACCCACTGATAGTTGATGAGGATGAGAAGAGTGACTCTGATTTAAAAGTAATTGCAATGGATAAGGATCCATATTGTAATGAAGGTTATACTCCATTTGTATCTGCAAGACCATTTCATGAGCGT AAGCTGACGACTGGACATGTGATGGAAGTCTTACTACCAGTCACTCCCAGTTTAGAGAGAAGCTTATGGAGATTCTTAAAAGGCCCTATGACTCGAATGAGTGTAAAAATCTTTTGA